GGTAGACAAACATTAATATACGACCGTTTGATACCTTACCTGTGTGTAATTTTTGAAATGGAAATAAACATAAGTATTTTCCCCTCTTCTTTCTATCCCAGGACAGGAAAGAGATTTCAGAAATCGCTCAATTGTTACGCCCCATGATGTCCGTTTGTCACGGGTGGGAGTCAGTGCCACTGGGTCCATTGCGGCTCAAACTATGGTGGAAGTGCAACAATTGGTAGCCTATAGGTAGGTAAKGTCCAAAATGGCAGCCATGCTCTCAGTTTCTACACAAGGCGGTTATCGTTGTTGATGGATGATGACGTCAGATTTTGATGTCTTGACACGCTTTGGTCGTTACGGAGGAGGAAACATTCCTTCTCCTGGCCTGGCCTACTCGCAACAGTAACAATGTAACAAGCCTTGTCTAAATGGCAACTTTATTTTGATGTCAATGCAAacttagtaaaaaataaaacattgagtCGGGGAGAGAGTGCATMGGGTGGATGCATTTTcccaataaaatatatttcaagaAATGTTCTATGGTAGCCTAGATGTATTTTATAGCCTAACCtaccataaaaaaaacatttgtaacgTAACTAGTTACACCTGCTTACAACTGTGTTGCCAATAACTTGCAAACCGCAAGCTTTCACAGCATTGGGCAATCCAAACTGCTCTGAATGGGGCCATTACataggctgtgtgtttttttttattttggctattattacaatgttacaatattcaaataaataaaataacattgaatGTGATTCTAATAGGCTATAAATGTTGCAGGTCTGGGTAGAGCCATATACAGTATCCTCTGGGTACAACCAATTCATMGCTTGTGSTTAAATTCTACTGAGTTTCCTTTAAAAATTATACCATTTAATAATTGTGTAGCCCTAGACAAGACTATTCCAGTAATAATCAATTTAGTTAGAACAGGTTTTATTACAGCCTACGGTCAATTGGTCTTCCAAGTGTCCTTTGCGTTTGTTCCCAAACCTATATTCAACCAAATAACATACTTAACCATCTTCGGAataactgtaaacacacacaaagcGCTCCTCTGGCTTTGTTCATTCTCATCCAATTTCCCTGCCTCCTCATTGGGGCTAAGAGGATGCGGTGACTTCTGATTGGGTGAAAGTTTTCATCTGGCTTTAGCCCTTGTGGAGTCGCCCACACCCCACTCAAAATATATCCGTGGTCCAGCCGCTCTATGCTACCAGTTGTTCTACAGCCAGTCAGTAACATACTGACTAAAAATAAATCCGTTTGTAGACTATTTGTAGCAACTTCCTAACTAAAGATCATATATCCTAAAGCGCAGCATCCAGATTGAGACGCGTTGGTAAACACAGAGGAGGACAAATATTATTATTTTRTAAATCCGTTAAAAAGGAGCGAAGATGGTGTCCGCTGGACTGGAGATCCTTGGACTGGGACTGTGCGTCATTGGTTCGCTCCTGGTGATGGTCGTTTGCGGGCTGCCCATGTGGAAGGTGACGGCGTTCATCGAGGCCAACATTGTGGTGGCTCAGACCATTTGGGATGGGCTCTGGATGTCCTGTGTGGTGCAGAGCACGGGCCAGATGCAGTGCAAGGTGCACGACTCGGTCCTTGCGCTCGGCCACGACCTGCAGGCGGCGCGAGCCCTGACCGTCATCTCATGTGTGTTTGGCGTGCTGGGGCTAATGGTGGTGATCGCCGGGGCGCAGTGTACCAACTGCATCAATGACGAGAACGTCAAAGCCCGGGTGGTGAACGCCGGAGGGGTTATCTACATAATCAGTGGCTTGTTTGTTTTAGTCCCTCTCTGCTGGATGGCCAACAACATAATCTCGGATTTCTACAACCCACAGGTGCCCCCGTCCAAGAAGAGGGAGATTGGGGCTGCGCTCTACATCGGTTGGGCGGCCACTGCGCTCCTGCTGATCGGGGGCGCGCTACTCTGCTGCTCCTGTCCTTCTAACGGGAATTCGGGCTATTCGGCCAAATATGCCCCGACCAAACGGGCTACACCGAACGGGACCGTGGACTATGACAAAAGGAATTACGTGTAGCCCTGCGTCTCACCCTCATGATGGGGTGGCTAGGCTGTGCTTAAATGTGGTCTGTGGTTTTTTGAAAAACGTTtttgaaaaacgtttttttttgcaCCTGCAGTTTACTctgaactttgaaatcaatgaaagcGTCATTCCCTTTTGTAACACTGACTTTAAACTAAACACAATATTGGAGAACATATTCATTCATRCTTTTTTTGCAAACAAGAAAATAAACGTTTGGAGACTATGGGTATAGCCTAAAATGATAGCCAATGACAAAAAGGAGCGTCTTTGTTTTAGGTACAGTATTGTTTTAAATGTCCTAGGCTATATTTTCTATAATTGCTCATAATCTTTtgcatttagaaatgtttacCAGAATTTGTTTTTCTAAATTAAGTTTTAATGACAATATATCTACTGTCTTTTTACTTCAGTGTAGGCTACAGTGACTTCAGAGTGGTTGCACTCCAAACCACTTAAAAGGTTTTTGAACAATGGATTTTTGCTGCATGAGACTGTGGGAAGATCGACAAAAACATGTTGGCCTATTTTTCAAACCAATACACAACTCAGGCATTCTTACATTTGTCTATAACAGCGGGAAATCACATATATTACACAAATTAGGACCATAGATTTAGATGTCAAATYTAGGATGTCCACAACACCTGTTCTGGAGTCTAAATTATTTTaagataaaacaaaacatttagcaaacttgtgttttatatatgtacatattgtgCCAGATGTGTTTCTTGTCATGGATTTTTAGGAATACACTGCTGTTTTACTGACTGGTTTTGATGTAAAGATCCATTATGTATTTGATGCAATATTCTTCTTTCCGTTGTTACACTGACATTAAACGGATATTGTTTAAAGTATTTGTTTACGTGTTTCATTTAAACTAATCGAAATGTAGTTGAATTAATAGAATAAGGTACCAAAACATCAGAACATGTAGTTTGTAAATCCTTAATATTATTTCTGGTTGGGCCTGCACGCAATGCGTCGTGTTCCCACCGTGGTTCCCCAAACCCCAGCCTGGCGGTTGTAAACCCCCACAGCAGGAGAAAGTACTTTGGTGAACTATAAATCCAGATGACAATACCTATTCAGCTAGAGTGGGGCTCTGCTGTTCAGCACACAATACTCCCCAACCCCATCCCCCTTTCAGCCAGCTCTCCCTCTACCCACCGCGCTGTTTAGCAGGCGTGTAAATTGAAGCTCTGGAGAATGTGCTGGAAACGTCTTCCCGCATGTCTGTCTTTCGACCACTATCGCTCTTTCCTGCCAATGGGTGAGTTTGGTTATGTAGGCCGGATTGTGTGGTTTAAGAGTGGTTGATTGGGGTGGCAAAACAACTTTCCTGGTGGGATTAATATCACCAGACTTCATCAAAGCatttggaaatacagacattgccATCCtaaaagaaacatggtatagaggagatggacccactggttgcgcTATAGGTtatagagagctggtagtcccatccactaAACGACCAAGTGTGAAActgggaagagactcagggggtatgttaatttggtatagagcagacctaacccactctattaaattaatcaaaacaggaacattttacatctggctacaaattaataaggaaattatctcaggAGAGAAACATTTCCTCATGTGTGCAACCTATATCCCCCCAaaagaatccccatactttaacaatgacagcttctccatcctagagggtgatctcaatcatttccaggcccagggacatgtactagtctgtggtgaccaacatgccagaactggacaagaagctgacactctcagcacacgACAAACCcttacctggaggtgacagcattccctcccaaatatgctCCCCTTGACACAACTATCACaaaaaaccaacaaaaacaggtcacaactcccgCAGCTCTGTCACACACCTAAGAAAGAacttgagaaacctatccaaccgaaaacatagagacccagaaaacctgaMtctatgccttcactatggtgaatcactaaaacaatacagaaatacactatggaataagaaggaacagcacgtcagaaatcagctcaatataattgaagaatccatagaatctaaccacttctgggaaaattggaacacactaaacaaacaacaacacaaatagttatctatccaaaacggagatgtatgtgATGAACCACTTATCCAaactttttggctctataacaaagaacaaacagcaaaagcatatacatgatcaaatacaaatcttagaatcaacaattaaagactaccagaatccactggattctccaattacattgaatgaactacaggacaaaatacaaaccctccaacccaaaaaggcctgtggtgttaatggtatcctaaattaaattataaaatatacagaccacaaattccaattgMCTATACTTAAACTTTAACATCATACTCGAGCTCCGACAttttcccaatatttggaaccaaggactgatcaccccaatccacaaaagtggagacaaatttgactccAATAACTACCacgggatatgcgtcaacagcaacctctgcattatcattaacagcagactcgtacatttcctcagtgaaaacaatgtattgaGCAAATGTAAAATTGGCTTTTcaccaaattactgtacgacagaccacgtattcaccctgcacaccRtaactgacaaataaacaaaccaaaaCWaaggcaaagtcttctcatgctttgttgatttcaaaaaagcttttgactcaatttggcatgataTTCTACTATACAAATTMATGAAAAGCGGTGttaggggaaaaacatacaagattataaaatccatgtacataaacaagtgtgcggttaaaattggcaaaaaacWAATTTCTTTCCARagggctgtggggtgagacagggacgcagcttgagccccaccttCTTCaccatatatatcaatgaattggtgagggcacccagcctcaccctactagaatctgaagtcaaatgtctactgtttgctgatctggtgcttctgtccccaaccaaggagggcataCAAGAGCATCTAGATcttatcttctgcacagattctgtcagacctggcacTGACAGTAAATCMAAGTAAGACAAAATAATGGTGCTCCAAAaaaagtccagttgccaggaccacaaatacaagttCCATCTAGACACCAATGCRCTAGAGCACAAACCCCCAAaattatacatacctcggcctaaatatCAGCACCACAGGCAACTMCCACAAATCTATGAACAATCTGAGAgataaggcaagaagggccttctacgtcATCAAAAGTTTGACATCCCATTAGAATCTGgcgaaaaatacttgaatcagttatagaaaacattgccctttatggttttgaggtatggggtccactcaccaGRcaataattcacaaaatgggacaaacaccaaattgagactctgcatgcagaattctgcaaaaggatcctctgtgtacaatgtaaaacaccaaataatgcatgcagaacagaattagtataatacccgctaattatcaaaatccagaaaagagacattcaattctacaaccacctaaaaataagcggttcccaaaccttccataacaaagccatcacctacagagagattaacctagagaagagtcccctaagcaagctggtcctgggtctCTGTTTCAAAATCACAaacagccccaggacagcaacacaattatacCCAaacaaatgagaaaataaaaatatattacttgtcacattggaaagaattaacaaaaaaacMGAgaaaactggaatgctatttggccctaaacagagaMtacagtgacagaatacctgaccaatgtgactgacccaaaattaaggaaaggtttgactatgtacagactcagtgagcatagccttgctattgagagaggccgccgaaggcagacctggcttgcaagagaagacaggctatgtgcacactgcccacaaaatgaggtggaaactcagcggcacttcctaacctcctggcaaatgtatgaccatattagagacacatatttccctcagattcctGACCcacaaatcacattttgataaactcacatatctattaggtgaaataccacagtgccatcacagcagcaatatttgtgacctgttgcKacaagaaaagggcaaccagtgaagaacaaacaccattgtaaatacaacccatatttatgtttatttactgctacaacactgtacatagccataatatgacatttgaaatgtctctattcctttgaaacgtttatgagtgtaatgtttactgttaatttttattgtttatttcacttttgtttattatccatttcacttgctttggcaatgtaaacatatgtttccaataGGGTTGAATGGAGAGAACCCGGTTAACAAGATTTACCAGGATTTAccgcccaaaaccactccctgTTCCCAGGATACATAACTGAGAGAAACTGGTAAATTAtagtaaattatttatatgaacagcatggcatgaaatggaactgttaaattatatgcgaTGTCTAAATATGGTttctctacggcctctgcatgaCGAATCATCAACACTCAGggttggggacagacagcccatcttaGTATGGAGAACAGTTCACAATGCATCTAGatctatcatctcatcatggtaacttttttaTTGTGACAGGTAGCCatgcatttgctgcagcataacctatgctacagtaatataaagacagaATTTACCCATCTACATCCGTTTTTTTGGGGTCTCATCTTATTTTTTAAAAATTTGTTTTAAATTGCAtttgcagagttttaaaacagcctatcactcaaATATAgctgctttaaatcagtgcatgTGCGAGCACACTCTGGCAGTCTTTCTCTTTATCCATCAACTTCATtaaaattgcatccaaaatagataatcgtgttctagattgatatataaccctatatataaactcagcaaaaaaagaaacgtcctctcactgtcaactgcatttattttcagcaaacttaacatctgtaaatatttMtatgaacataacaagattcaacaactgagacataaactgaacaagttccacagacatgtgactaacagaaatgaaataatgggtccctgaacaaaggggggggtcaaaatcaaaaataacagtcagtatctggtgtggccaccagctgcattaagttctgcagtgcatttcctcctcatggactacaccaggtttgccagttcttgctgtgagatgttaccccactcttccaccaaggcacctgcaagttcccggacatttcttgggggaatggcccttgccctcacactccgatccaacaggtcccagacgtgctctatgggattgagatccgggctaaacacaccagccagctggtctgcgcatgctctgtggACGAGGCTAGGGATACCATCTGGGacggcagccctgcgagggttaacactcaTAAATGACTTACTCAAGTTGGccaaggagaaggagagcccacagtccttgatagcggCCGTGTCAGTgccactgtattatcctcaaagcgagtgAAGAAGGTGTTCAGCCTGTCCAGATGCAA
This portion of the Salvelinus sp. IW2-2015 linkage group LG15, ASM291031v2, whole genome shotgun sequence genome encodes:
- the LOC111974907 gene encoding claudin-4-like, with amino-acid sequence MVSAGLEILGLGLCVIGSLLVMVVCGLPMWKVTAFIEANIVVAQTIWDGLWMSCVVQSTGQMQCKVHDSVLALGHDLQAARALTVISCVFGVLGLMVVIAGAQCTNCINDENVKARVVNAGGVIYIISGLFVLVPLCWMANNIISDFYNPQVPPSKKREIGAALYIGWAATALLLIGGALLCCSCPSNGNSGYSAKYAPTKRATPNGTVDYDKRNYV